The Diospyros lotus cultivar Yz01 chromosome 11, ASM1463336v1, whole genome shotgun sequence region ACCATATATATAACTTAAGATTAGGTGAAATTGCTAAATCCAAGCTTAatgcttaattataattaatggcTAGGGCTAAAAGCCCTCTAATTGTTACAAGTTTTACTCCGCTTATTTTTAACATCACAAAAAACCTTATAAATTCTTTGAAATAACATAGATAGTTCATCACACATATTTAGGAATTTGAGTTATTATAAAGACGTAGATCTAAGTTTATTTTTATACGAGTATCAATAATTTGTATCTATTTGAGTGATCAACTCTTAAAATTTGtcctttaatttaattatctatttGCTACTATCGTGATAAATATTTAATAGCATTGTGGATAAAAAATACATTGGAAGTACTAAACAATTGAAAAGAGTTGACTTAATTTTAGGTGGCCGGTTGATGATGATATTAATTGAACTTCGAGCAAAAGATTAGATTTAGGACCAAATCAACTTTggaaaacacaaatttaatttgattaactaATGAGTCAGAAAGATTTCCTCCATCCCGAAAcccttttttttctaaattatcaattaaggtaatatttaatatattttaattttgatatttaaatattatttttaaaattatcatttaaatgtttaattttgttattatttataatactcatgtattaatatgttatattttgtatcgtattaatataaatatataacacctCGATCTGTATATGCATAAATGTATCAAATTAAGGTTTTGCAAGTAAATTGCTAAATAGTTTCCCATATTATTATTGATtggtaaaatatttcaaatatgatGTATGAGTAATGTTATGGTCAAACTTTCACacattgttttaaataaaaggTATTGTTTTTAGTTCCaaaataatttgattgattaatgaAAGAATAATGTTAGGAGTTACGAtcgatgatattgttattagtTATGTGTCGCATCTTTATTAAAAGATGTGTTAGGCAGAGGAGATAATGGCACATGGTTGTTTCCTTAGTCTTCTCCAATAAAAATACGTCACATAATTGATGAcactattaattttaataaaacgttataatatataatgcattTATTatcaactaaaaaatattttaaaacttaaaaaataatgtatattatCAAATGATTTAACCAAATaccaaactattttatttttcttaaaactcacgaatttataaaaatatttcctaTAGAGGTGATTTTATGACCATAAAATTGTTACAATAATACCCAAAACATGGATCCCTTCAATAATTTTGGTCACTTTGGACAATGGTTTAAGGGCACACTTTACTACATTGGACAATCTTAGTCACAGAGCTTAAATTATCTAAACTTCTAGCTACATCTTAATTATTGaacttttaattataaaatactattgttctattattttgataatgtttttaatacaaattataaCTTGCtatcattaatttttgtaatttgtaaatcatatatatatatatatatatgtttatgatCATCAGTATTTGCTAGCTCCCATTGAAACAGTAGGGTTAAAGTGAAGCAGAAGCTCATCTTCACACAGCTTGGCAGCTTCGTCTTCTGCAAGTGTAACCATGGCTACCCTGCTAAACTTACCCTGTGGCGATGGAAGGATCAAAACCTGCCCCAGCCCAGTCACAGGCTCAGTGTAACAAGAAACATGAACTTGATTGAGACCCTCTTCGAACACTGCTGAATATGGCTCCACATCTTCAAAGTCAGCACAGATCAAATCACAGCCATTCATCTGATGATCATCATAGTCAGCGATCCCTAGTTCCAGCCACTCAACCAGATCCATAGCCTCCTCTTTGTTACCCATCTTCTTCACCTCTTCTCTCACAGCCATGGCAGGTTTTTCCAACCCTTTTTCGTCTAAACCCGCCCCGTTGACCTTACTGTACGCCATGCAGTTCCCAAAGAAGCCCTTTTCCAAATGTAGGGTTTTTCTCATATCCATGCATATGGACATGGGTATGAGGCCGTTTGCTTCTCCTTTGGCCTTGCTGATGCATACCCAGAACAGCGCTGCCAGCGCCTCGAAAGGGGTCGGGTTCTCGCCAGCCCGGGCCCCGGCTGCCATGGCCATGCAGGAGTGCACCATTTCGTCCGTAAAACCCAGGGTTAGGGTTTCATGTCTTGTTGCTGCTATGGAGGGGGCTGCTGGCTTATTCTGTGCATATGATTTGTAGTGATTGATTAAGTCTGAATGGGCCTTGTGGGTGGTGGTGTTGGCCGCAATTCGTGGCTGCAGTGGGTGGAAGAGCGGCGGAGAGAGGATTTTGCCGCCGTGGGTTACGTCGGCCCATGCCTTGATGAATATGGTGGCAGAAATTGGATCAGCTAGGAGATGGGTGCAGCTCAGCCCAATTGCTAGACCACCTTCTTCAAATTCTGTCAGCTGCAACGCCAAGTTTTATCTTAGAATTCACTTGAAAATATTGATAAGATGATCGAAGCCACAGCCATACCTGAACATAAAAGGTGGACCAGAAGTAGGGTTTGTGAAACATATCTTCCCAGTGAACGAGCTTCATCTCCTCCGCGCGGCCCCTCCGCCGGAGCCACTCCTCAACCCCGCCCTCGGCCGTCGCCTCCACCAACCTCACTCCGGCGTCGTTACACTTCACCCTCCACCGTCCCTCATCGTTCTTCACCAACCTCCCGGTCACAACCGGATAGCT contains the following coding sequences:
- the LOC127812833 gene encoding protein ECERIFERUM 26-like, whose translation is MAPPAIKTVCKRTVVSTKPVQPGKFYEPPALGRVMEGSHFRMVYYYSAPKDGEVGERTKRLRESISEMLSSYPVVTGRLVKNDEGRWRVKCNDAGVRLVEATAEGGVEEWLRRRGRAEEMKLVHWEDMFHKPYFWSTFYVQLTEFEEGGLAIGLSCTHLLADPISATIFIKAWADVTHGGKILSPPLFHPLQPRIAANTTTHKAHSDLINHYKSYAQNKPAAPSIAATRHETLTLGFTDEMVHSCMAMAAGARAGENPTPFEALAALFWVCISKAKGEANGLIPMSICMDMRKTLHLEKGFFGNCMAYSKVNGAGLDEKGLEKPAMAVREEVKKMGNKEEAMDLVEWLELGIADYDDHQMNGCDLICADFEDVEPYSAVFEEGLNQVHVSCYTEPVTGLGQVLILPSPQGKFSRVAMVTLAEDEAAKLCEDELLLHFNPTVSMGASKY